One genomic segment of Desulforamulus reducens MI-1 includes these proteins:
- a CDS encoding transposase, giving the protein MTRYSDEFKYSIIKRMMPPNNESVKAISKETGLSEGTLHAWKKKARANGIAVPSGEPEAERWSTQDKFLIVVETASLSEIEMAEYCRSKGLFVEQVEAWRDACMQANGGIAQQAAQLQKDLRQKDRLNIAIGKSQLCHIFEPLMTSN; this is encoded by the coding sequence ATGACAAGATACAGTGATGAATTTAAATACTCTATTATAAAAAGAATGATGCCCCCCAATAATGAATCCGTTAAAGCCATTTCTAAAGAAACCGGCCTTTCCGAAGGTACGCTACACGCTTGGAAGAAGAAGGCCAGAGCTAACGGCATAGCTGTTCCAAGCGGTGAGCCTGAAGCGGAAAGATGGAGTACACAGGATAAATTTCTGATAGTTGTTGAAACAGCATCTTTAAGCGAGATTGAAATGGCTGAATATTGCCGTTCAAAAGGTCTCTTTGTTGAACAGGTGGAAGCCTGGCGAGATGCCTGTATGCAGGCCAATGGCGGTATTGCCCAACAAGCTGCTCAACTACAAAAGGATCTTCGCCAAAAAGATCGGTTGAATATTGCCATAGGAAAGAGCCAACTATGCCATATTTTTGAGCCACTTATGACATCAAATTGA
- the istB gene encoding IS21-like element helper ATPase IstB — protein sequence MTNENTISKLNDMRLTAMAETYRKQLHDTDYRELSFEDRFSLLVDVEWSRRKNNKLNLLIKGSQFRYNQACIEDIEYHPDRKLDKAQILRLASGQYIQDHHNIIIMGASGNGKTYLACAFGVAACRQFYKVRYVRLPDLLDELTIARGEGIFQKVIKQYKKVNLLILDEWLLTPLKGSEARDLLEIVESRHQTGSTIFCSQFDPRGWHEKIGEVTLADSILDRIVHDSYTILIDGEISMRERHGLEK from the coding sequence ATGACTAACGAAAATACAATATCAAAATTAAATGATATGCGTTTAACTGCAATGGCCGAAACCTACAGGAAACAGTTGCATGATACCGATTACCGGGAACTATCCTTTGAAGATCGCTTCAGCCTTCTTGTGGATGTGGAATGGTCACGGAGAAAGAATAATAAGCTGAACCTCCTGATTAAAGGATCACAATTCCGGTACAACCAAGCATGTATTGAGGATATAGAATATCATCCAGATAGAAAGCTTGATAAAGCTCAAATTCTCCGGTTGGCTTCAGGTCAGTATATTCAAGATCACCACAATATCATTATTATGGGCGCTTCAGGTAACGGCAAAACCTATCTAGCTTGCGCCTTTGGAGTTGCTGCATGCCGGCAATTCTACAAAGTTAGGTATGTACGGCTACCTGATCTACTTGATGAATTAACAATCGCCAGAGGTGAGGGCATATTCCAAAAGGTTATCAAGCAATACAAGAAAGTTAATCTCCTTATACTAGATGAATGGCTTCTAACACCTTTAAAGGGGAGCGAGGCACGGGACCTTCTGGAAATAGTGGAGTCAAGACATCAGACAGGTTCAACCATTTTTTGTTCCCAGTTTGATCCTAGAGGGTGGCATGAAAAAATAGGTGAGGTAACCTTGGCAGATTCCATTTTAGACCGTATTGTCCATGATTCCTATACTATTCTGATTGATGGGGAGATATCTATGAGAGAACGACATGGTTTAGAAAAATAA
- the istA gene encoding IS21 family transposase, translating into MIKYREILRLHAQGLSMRGIAASCSNSRNTVSEVLKRAESQGISWPFEKDMSDGQLQDVLFPEKNVSLTFRRRPDCEYIHKEMAKSGVTLSLLWDEYCQNCRQNHKIPYSYRQFCRFYHDYANTTKATMRIKRKPGELMEVDWAGQTMSIKDNITGEDITAYVFVAALPCSQYAYVEAFLSMETESWITAHIHAFKFFGGVTRMIVPDNLKTGVEKSSQTDPIINRTYQEMAEHYNTSIMPARVRHPKDKPSAEGTVGIISTWIIASLRNQQFFSIKELNEAIHKKLTEYNTKSFQKKPGNRLSAFTEEEKFALIPLPASPYELATWKKATVQYDYHISVDKIYYSVPYEYIKQLVDVRITKNVVEIFFKHFRIASHKRLSGKVGQASTIPEHMPDNHKKYIEFNQDSILEWASKVGSHTLTTVKSILASYKTEKQGLKSCLALMKLADKHSVERIEAACKRALDYTPRPTLKSIQTILKTGQDKLSEVNPTVDNTTKKTASSYGFTRGAAYYGGKNND; encoded by the coding sequence ATGATCAAGTACCGGGAAATCCTGAGGCTTCATGCCCAGGGTCTTAGTATGAGAGGCATTGCCGCAAGTTGCTCCAACTCAAGGAACACTGTGAGCGAAGTTCTCAAACGAGCTGAAAGTCAGGGTATTTCTTGGCCATTTGAGAAGGATATGTCAGATGGTCAGCTCCAGGATGTTTTGTTTCCTGAAAAGAATGTTTCTCTTACCTTCAGGAGAAGGCCTGACTGCGAGTATATCCACAAGGAAATGGCTAAAAGTGGGGTAACACTTTCGCTTTTGTGGGATGAATATTGCCAGAACTGCAGGCAGAATCATAAGATACCTTATAGTTATCGACAATTTTGCCGGTTTTATCATGATTATGCCAATACTACAAAAGCCACTATGAGAATAAAAAGAAAGCCCGGTGAATTAATGGAAGTAGACTGGGCAGGCCAGACTATGTCCATTAAAGATAACATCACAGGAGAAGATATCACCGCTTACGTATTTGTTGCAGCGTTACCCTGCAGTCAATATGCTTATGTAGAAGCTTTTCTCTCGATGGAAACCGAGAGTTGGATCACGGCTCACATTCATGCCTTCAAGTTCTTCGGTGGTGTGACCAGAATGATTGTACCGGACAACTTAAAAACTGGTGTGGAAAAGTCCTCCCAGACTGATCCCATTATTAACCGCACGTATCAGGAAATGGCTGAACATTACAACACCTCTATTATGCCAGCCAGAGTACGTCACCCTAAAGATAAACCTAGTGCAGAAGGTACTGTAGGTATCATCTCCACTTGGATTATTGCCTCTCTCCGCAATCAGCAGTTTTTCTCAATTAAAGAACTCAATGAAGCCATCCACAAAAAATTAACGGAATACAACACCAAATCTTTTCAAAAAAAGCCAGGAAACAGGCTTTCCGCTTTCACGGAAGAGGAGAAATTTGCGCTAATTCCACTGCCTGCTTCCCCATACGAGCTAGCTACTTGGAAAAAAGCCACCGTACAATATGATTATCATATATCTGTGGATAAAATATATTACTCAGTTCCTTATGAATATATCAAACAACTAGTTGATGTCCGGATTACGAAGAATGTGGTGGAAATTTTCTTCAAACATTTCCGTATTGCCTCCCATAAAAGGCTTTCTGGGAAAGTAGGACAAGCATCCACAATTCCAGAACACATGCCTGATAATCATAAAAAATACATTGAGTTCAACCAAGATTCAATTCTTGAATGGGCAAGTAAAGTTGGATCACACACATTAACCACTGTTAAAAGCATTTTAGCCTCTTACAAGACAGAAAAGCAAGGACTTAAATCTTGCTTAGCACTAATGAAGCTAGCTGATAAACATTCGGTTGAACGCATCGAAGCCGCATGTAAAAGGGCTCTAGACTATACCCCCAGACCCACCCTAAAGAGTATTCAAACCATCCTAAAGACGGGCCAAGATAAATTATCTGAGGTGAATCCAACTGTGGATAACACAACTAAAAAGACAGCCAGCTCTTACGGATTCACTAGGGGAGCCGCTTACTATGGAGGTAAAAACAATGACTAA
- a CDS encoding IS3 family transposase, which translates to MISVSDRKKAISLIKEAVANGAREPEACKVLGITQRTLQRWRSSLTPIEDQRKNAKRPEPANKLSIDERQAIIETANQPEFKSLPPSQIVPRLADQGIYLASESTFYRVLKENNMQHHRGRAKKPCAKPISTHCATSPNQVWMWDITWLPGPAKGIFFYLYLILDLFSRKIVAWDIWTEESSENASILVRRAIMSEKRTLANEPLVLHSDNGSPMKGATLLETLYQLGITPSKSRPRVSNDNPYAESIFRTCKYRPNYPAKGFDTLTEARE; encoded by the coding sequence ATGATCAGTGTCTCAGATCGCAAAAAAGCCATTTCACTGATCAAAGAAGCTGTTGCTAACGGGGCTAGAGAACCAGAGGCTTGTAAGGTACTTGGAATTACTCAACGTACCCTGCAACGTTGGCGAAGTAGTTTAACACCTATTGAAGACCAACGAAAGAATGCTAAACGGCCGGAACCTGCAAACAAGCTTAGCATAGATGAAAGACAAGCCATTATAGAAACTGCCAATCAACCTGAATTTAAGAGTTTACCACCTAGTCAAATTGTTCCCCGACTAGCCGACCAAGGCATTTACCTAGCTTCAGAGTCAACATTTTACCGGGTGCTGAAAGAAAACAACATGCAACATCATCGTGGAAGAGCTAAAAAACCATGTGCTAAGCCAATCTCAACTCATTGTGCTACAAGTCCAAACCAAGTTTGGATGTGGGATATTACTTGGTTACCAGGTCCTGCTAAGGGCATTTTTTTCTACCTATATCTAATTTTAGACCTATTCAGCCGTAAGATAGTTGCTTGGGATATCTGGACTGAAGAGTCCTCTGAAAATGCTAGCATATTAGTACGACGGGCCATAATGTCTGAGAAACGTACTCTAGCTAATGAGCCACTGGTTTTGCATTCAGATAACGGTAGCCCAATGAAAGGGGCAACCCTACTGGAAACACTCTATCAGTTGGGGATAACTCCATCTAAAAGTCGCCCAAGAGTTAGCAATGATAACCCTTACGCGGAATCCATTTTCCGCACTTGCAAATACCGCCCTAATTACCCGGCTAAAGGATTTGACACATTGACTGAAGCTAGGGAATGA
- a CDS encoding pyridoxamine 5'-phosphate oxidase family protein, with amino-acid sequence MQEVVRFLNENSTGFLATAEEGKPKVRPFQFMLEDDGKLYFCTANTKDVFKQLKVNPFVEFSASTPQFAWIRLSGEVKFSNDLGIKEKILERSALVKSIYQTADNPVFEAFYIEHGTAVIADFSGQPPKVVEF; translated from the coding sequence ATGCAAGAAGTAGTAAGGTTCCTAAACGAAAACAGCACCGGTTTTTTAGCAACTGCCGAAGAGGGAAAACCAAAAGTAAGACCTTTTCAGTTCATGCTTGAAGACGATGGTAAACTCTATTTTTGCACAGCTAATACAAAGGATGTCTTTAAACAGCTAAAGGTAAACCCCTTTGTGGAGTTTTCAGCTTCTACACCTCAGTTTGCTTGGATAAGACTTAGCGGCGAAGTAAAATTTAGTAATGATCTGGGGATTAAGGAAAAAATCCTGGAAAGAAGTGCTTTGGTAAAATCAATTTACCAAACAGCAGATAATCCAGTCTTTGAGGCATTTTATATTGAACACGGAACCGCTGTTATTGCAGACTTTTCCGGTCAACCACCCAAAGTAGTAGAATTTTAA
- a CDS encoding MarR family winged helix-turn-helix transcriptional regulator, with amino-acid sequence MRKGNALSIISRIREKATKLIIRELESHGVEGIVPSHGDILVILFHGEKFTMKELAAKIHRTKPTVTVLIEKLVQYGFVEKEKSHTDSRVTYIKLTKKGFELKPIFDDISAKLNGILYGDLTEEESEALERLLNDVNSRFDAQK; translated from the coding sequence ATGAGAAAAGGAAATGCCCTTTCCATAATAAGCAGAATAAGAGAAAAGGCAACTAAATTAATTATTAGAGAACTAGAAAGTCACGGAGTTGAAGGGATCGTTCCTTCTCATGGAGATATTTTAGTTATTCTTTTTCATGGTGAAAAATTTACTATGAAGGAGTTAGCAGCTAAAATCCATCGAACAAAACCTACTGTTACAGTATTAATAGAAAAGCTAGTACAATACGGTTTTGTAGAGAAGGAAAAAAGCCACACGGATAGTAGAGTTACCTATATAAAATTAACCAAGAAAGGATTTGAGTTAAAACCAATCTTTGATGATATTTCCGCAAAACTTAATGGTATACTCTACGGAGACTTAACTGAAGAAGAATCAGAGGCCCTTGAAAGGTTACTGAATGATGTTAACTCTAGATTTGATGCACAAAAATGA
- a CDS encoding IS1380-like element ISDre4 family transposase: protein MKKIRNKKIKTKNRDDDRLTIFEIEQGDKELTTHSGLALIGALLTNTKIKTRLNNTMSAEQKKPHISNGSVGIAYIGLLCQGKSDFDHIEPFREDNFFAISLNIKETPSSPTLRQRLDMVAKDKQWNNILLEESAGLIKKTNAPLTPVYLGLENRTYLPLDIDVSPFDNSNTKKEGVSRTYKGTDGYAPIFAYLAKEGYCVNTELRQGSEHCQKNTSEFVAESIRYARKITQLPLLLRMDSGNDSASNIEICLNDDTKADFIIKRNLRKETPEGWLLLAKNNKDIYCQEREGKKVYYGSMMKYKKELKREIRVVYKITERTFGKDGQIFLVPQVEAETYWTSLPDPPHVIERLYHEHGTSEQFHSELKTDLDLERLPSGKFDTNNLILHFGVVAYNLLRMIGQSTTRMQHVPLRKQAERRRIRTVIQNLITLASRLVSHARKKKLRFGKHSPWFETFNLKSESSFPSLT from the coding sequence ATGAAAAAGATAAGAAACAAGAAAATCAAAACCAAAAACAGAGACGATGATAGGCTCACTATCTTTGAAATTGAACAAGGTGACAAAGAGCTAACCACCCATTCGGGCTTAGCTCTTATCGGAGCCTTACTGACTAATACCAAGATAAAAACACGACTGAACAATACAATGTCTGCTGAACAAAAGAAACCCCATATTTCTAATGGAAGTGTTGGTATCGCCTACATTGGCTTGTTATGCCAAGGCAAGAGTGATTTTGACCACATTGAACCCTTTCGAGAAGATAATTTCTTTGCAATCTCGTTAAACATCAAAGAGACACCGTCAAGCCCAACCCTTCGCCAACGATTAGATATGGTTGCTAAAGATAAGCAATGGAATAATATCCTGTTGGAAGAATCTGCGGGGCTAATCAAGAAAACCAATGCACCGCTAACCCCAGTATACCTAGGCCTGGAAAACAGAACTTATCTTCCACTGGATATTGATGTGTCTCCCTTTGATAACTCTAACACCAAAAAAGAAGGGGTCTCCCGTACCTACAAAGGCACTGATGGTTATGCTCCCATCTTTGCATATCTAGCAAAGGAAGGTTATTGCGTAAATACTGAGTTACGCCAAGGAAGTGAACATTGCCAAAAGAATACTTCGGAATTTGTTGCCGAAAGCATTCGCTATGCCCGAAAAATTACCCAGTTGCCTTTGCTTTTAAGGATGGACTCAGGCAATGACAGCGCTAGTAATATTGAAATTTGCTTAAATGATGATACTAAGGCTGATTTCATTATTAAGCGAAACCTTCGCAAAGAAACCCCTGAAGGGTGGCTACTATTGGCAAAGAACAATAAAGATATTTACTGCCAGGAACGTGAAGGTAAAAAAGTCTACTATGGTTCCATGATGAAATACAAAAAGGAGCTGAAAAGAGAAATCAGGGTAGTTTACAAAATTACCGAAAGAACCTTTGGTAAAGATGGCCAGATATTTCTCGTACCCCAGGTGGAGGCAGAAACCTATTGGACCTCATTGCCAGACCCTCCACATGTAATCGAAAGACTATACCACGAACATGGCACCAGTGAGCAGTTTCACAGCGAACTTAAGACAGACCTGGATTTAGAAAGACTGCCCTCTGGCAAATTTGACACTAACAACCTAATACTACATTTTGGAGTAGTGGCCTACAATCTGTTGCGCATGATAGGACAATCAACAACTAGAATGCAGCATGTGCCCTTGCGAAAGCAGGCAGAACGCCGTAGGATTAGGACGGTGATTCAGAACTTAATCACGTTGGCATCACGGTTAGTTTCACATGCAAGAAAGAAGAAATTACGATTTGGAAAGCACAGTCCCTGGTTTGAAACATTTAACTTGAAATCGGAAAGTAGCTTCCCGAGCTTGACTTAA